In the Pseudonocardia sediminis genome, ACGACCGGGAGGCGCACGCCCGCTGGGCCGAGCGCTACGCCCGGCTGGACCGCGAGACCGAGCAGCTTCGCGACAAGGTCCGGATGACGACGCACTCGCTGGCGCGGGCGTTCGACCGGATCCGGGCGGTGCTCGCCGAGCGCGGCTACCTCGACGAGTCCGCGACCGACCCGGCCGACATTGTCACCGAGCACGGACGCCGTCTGGCCCGGCTGTGGGGCGAGTCCGACCTGCTGGCCGCGGAGTGCCTGCGCCGCGGCGTCTGGGAGGGGCTGGACCCGGAGGAGCTGGCCGCGGTGGTGTCCGCGCTGGTCTACGAGTCACGACGCGACGACGCGCCGATGCCGCGCCTTCCCGCCGGGGCCGTCGCCGACGCCCTGGAGCGGACCGTGGAGCTGTGGTCCGAGCTCGACGCCGACCAGCGCCGCCTCAAGGCCGAGCGCACCCGCCAGCCGGACCTGGCGTTCGCGTGGCCGATGCACCGCTGGGCCCGGGGCGAGTCGCTGGCGCAGGTGCTCGAGGCCGCGGAGCGCAACGGGCACGAGCTCTCCGCGGGTGACTTCGTGCGCTGGTGCCGGCAGGTGCTCGACCTGCTGGACCAGATCGCCGGTGTCGCCGGGCGCTCCAGCGAGGTCGGGCGGGCCGCGCACCGCGCGTCGGCCGCGGTGCGGCGCGGGGTCGTGGCGGCGGGGATGGCCTGAGCTTGAGCCCGCGCCTGAGCACGGAGCCTGCGGAGCTGCGCGTCGACACGCAGCCTGCGGAGCTGCGCAGGGGCACTGTCACGTAGCGTCTGGCGCAACGATGGGCTCCCGGGGCCCTTCCGCGTCGGTAGGGCGCGGCACGACGGACGGACAGGAAGGTCGGCGATGAGCACGCCACAGGGACCCGATCGACAGGGCCGCCACCCCTCCGACGCCGAGCAGACCGGCGAGCTGCCCACCTGGGGCACCCCGCCGCCCGGGGGCTGGGGCCAGGCCGACCCGGACGCGCCCGGACGTGACGACGACCTGTCCGGCGGCCCGCAGGGCGGGCGCGGCGCCGAGGCGACCGGCGGGTGGGCGCCGACCGGCGGTGCCGGATCGACCGGGGTCTGGGAGCAGACCGGTGGTGCGGGTTCGACCGGGGCGTGGGCCCCGGCCGGTGGTGCGCAGGAGACCGGGGGCTGGGCTCCGGCGGCGAGCGAGGGCACCGGCGGGTGGCCGTCGCAGCCGGGCGGCCGCCGTCGCGCCGAGGACCGCGTCCCGGACCAGCCGGGGTACGCCGGCCGGCCGGGATATGACGACAGCGACTGGGCACCGAGCCCCTGGGACCAGCCGGCCGCACCCCGCTCGGACGTACCCGCCGGACGGGCGCCGGTCTGGGGCGACGAGTCCACCGCTGTCGCCGCGCCGGCCGGTGGACGGCGCCGCGCTCCGGACGACGACGCCGGAGCCGGGCCCACCGGCGTGTGGGGCCCGACCGACGACGGCGTCCTGCCCGGTGAGGAGCCGTGGGCGCCGGACGACGTCGTGCGCCGCCCGAAGCGCGGCCCGCTCGGCCTGGGCCGGGGCGCGCTCGTCGGGATCGTCGGCGGGGTCGTGGTGATCGCGGTGCTGCTCGTACTGGCGTTCGTCGCACCCGGCTTCGCGGTGACCCGGACCCTGGACAAGACGGCCCTGCAGAACGGCGTCAACCAGATCCTGAGCCAGAACTACCGGCTGCAGGTCGGGGCGATCGACTGCCCGGACGACGTCGAGGTCACGGCCGGGACGACGTTCGAGTGCCAGGCCGTCGTCGACGGCGAGCAGCTCGCCGTCCCCGGCCGCGTGATCACCGACGACGGCGCCTACCAGGTCGGCCGCGTCTGAGACGCTGCACGCGCCCCAATCCGGATGACGGGGCGGGTCTCAGCCGGGATGCTCGGGGTGTGAGCGACCATCCCCGCGTCCGTGTCCTCGAACCCGACGAGCTGCGCGCGTCCACCGACCTGTTCCGCGCCGCCCTGCACATCCTCCCGCTCGACGACGACGGGTGGCGCCGCGGCGGATCCCGGCACGTCCCGGGCCGGACGCTGGGAGCGTTCGAGGAGCCCGCCGCGGGGGAGGACCCCGAGCTGGTCGGCACGGCCATGTCGTTCCCCTGCCGCACCGCCGTACCGGGCGGGGCGGGGCTGGACACCGCCGCGGTCAGCCTGGTCGCGGTGCGCCCCGACAGGACGCGGCGCGGTCACCTGAGCGCGCTGATGCGGGCCCAGCTCGCCGACGTGGCGTCCCGGGGCGAGGTCCTGGCCACGTTGCGGGCCAGCGAGACCGGCATCTACGGCCGGTTCGGCTACGGCATCGCCACCCGCGGACGTCAGGTGCGGATCCGTGCCGGCGCGACGCTGCGCGCGGACGCGCCGTCCGGCGGCTCCGTCCGGCTGATCCCCCTCGACCGTGCGCGGACCGTCCTGCCCGAGCTGCACGAGCGCGCCGCGCTGCGCCGCCCGGGCGGGATGACCCGTTTCGAGGGCTGGTGGCCGATGTTCCTGGAGGGACACCGTCCGGCGACGGAGTTCCGTGCGATGGCGGTGCACACCGGCCCGGACGGCGACGACGGATGGGCCGTGTGGTCCGTCGACTCCGGCGACCACGCCGACGGCGACACCGTGCGGGTGCTGGACCTGCACGCCGGCAACCCGGTGGCCTCGGCGGACCTGTGGCGGTTCCTGCTCGGGATGGACCTGACCGCCCGCGTCACCGGACGCCTCCGCCCGCTCGACGAGGACCTGTCGCTGCTGCTCACCGACCCGCGCGAGTTCCACGTCGAGGACGTCGCCGACGAGACGTGGCTGCGCCTGGTCGACGTCCCGGCCGCGCTCGCGGCCCGGACCTGGGGCGACGCCGCACCGGTCGTCCTGGGCGTGCACGACCGCCTGCTCCCGGCCAACGACGGCGCGTTCCGGATCGGCCCGGACGGGCCGAAGCCGGTCGAGGACGTCACCGCACCGGACCTGGAGTGCGACGTCGACGCCCTGGCCATGGCCTACCTCGGCGACCGCCGCCCGTCGGAGCTGGTGGCGGCCGGGTGGTGGCGGGCCCACGACGACGCCGCGGTGGCCCGGGCCGACGCCCTGTTCGCCACCGCGGACGTCCCGTGGTGCGGCACGTTCTTCTGACCCTCAGGTTCGGGATCCGGCGGCGCTGAGCCCGTGCGCGCGGTCGCCCGCCACCAGCGCGGCGACCCGCGCCTCGGACGCGGCCGAGAACGGGTCGCCGCGGCGGAGCGCCACGGCCCGGTCGGTCTCGGAGGTGATCAGGTCGCCGTTGACCGCCATCGCGGCCGTGACGCCGGACGCCGCCGAGGCGACGACGGTGGCCATCGGGTCCCGCAGGTTCCCGGCGGCCCACACCCCGGGCACGGCGGTGCGCCCGGTCGGGTCGGTGTCCAGCTGGGTGGCGACGCCCGTCGGGTGCTCGACGATCTCGAGACCCAGCCCGTCGAGGAGGGCCCCTCCTGCCACAGCACGCGGGAGCACGACCACCGCCTCCCGCGCGACGACGCGCCCCGAGGCCAGCCGGACGCCCGACAGCGCGTCGTCGGTGACCTCGAGCCCGGCCACCTCCCCGTCGACGACGGCGATCCCGCGCGCCGCCAGCCGCTCCCACTCCTCGTCGGTGGGGTCCGGGGCGGTGTGCAGGAACAACGTCACGTCGTCGCTCCACTGGCGCAGCATCTGCGCCTGGTGCACCCCGAACGGGCCGGTGGCGAGGATGCCGATGGCCCGGTCGCGCACCTCCCAGCCGTGGCAGTACGGGCAGTGGACGACGTCGCGGCCCCAGCGCTCCCGCAGACCGTCGACGTCCGGGAACTCCTCGGCCACGCCGCTCGCGAGGATCAGCCGGCGGGCGGTGAGCTCGTCGCCGTCAGCGGTCCGCACCGTGAAGCCCCCGGCGGTGCGGCGCGCGGAGACGGCCCGCCCCGAGCGGACCTGTCCGCCGTAGCGGGTGACCTCCTCCCGCCCGAGCGCGGTCAGCTCGGCCGGCGCGATCCCGTCGCGGGTGAGGAAGCCGTGTACGCCCTCCGCCGGGGCGTTGCGGGGCTCGCCGGCGTCGAGGACCAGCACGTCCCGCCGTGCGCGGGCCAGGGTCAGCCCGGCCGAGAGCCCGGCCGCCCCGCCGCCGACCACCAGTACATCGTAGTGAGAACCGTTGTCATCCATGACCACGACTCTGCGCTTGTCATGCCGCTGACGCCAGCGACGTTGCCGTTATGGCAAGAACCGCTCAGGCGCCCTCGAAGAACGACGGCACGTCGACCGGACCGCCCGCCTCGGCGAACTCCGCCGCGACGGCCTCGCGCAGCGCGCCGTCGGCGAGCAGGTCGGCCACGGTCAGTGCGAGCCCCGCGGCCCCGTCGACGACGGCCCGGTCGCCACCCGGCCCGCCCGAGGCCTTGCCGAACTCGACCGTGTGCAGCGACGTCCCCGGCTCCGCGACGGCGATCATCGGGTGGATCGCCGGGATCCGGAAGCTGACGTTGCCCAGGTCGGTCGAGCCCGTCTCGGACTCCGGCACCACGCCGCGCGGGTGGACGGTCCGGCCGCGACCGGCCTGGTGCACCGCCCACCGGGCCGCGAGCGTGCCGTTGTGCCGGATCGGCAGGTACGCCGGCGCCGGGTCCCAGGTCAGCTCGTAGCCGCACCCGGTCATCGCGGCCGCGCCCACGGCGATCGCCTGGACGCGGGTCGTCATGTCCCGCAACGCGTCCGCGTCGGCCGAGCGCAGGTAGTACCGGGCCGCGGCCCGGTCCGGGACGACGTTGGGGCGGTCGCCGCCCTCGGTGATCACCCCGTGGATCCGGTCCGGGTCGGGCAGGTGCTGGCGCAGCATCGCGACGCCCTGGTAGCCGAGCACGACGGCGTCGAGGGCGTTGCGGCCCATGAACGGCTGGGCGGCGGCGTGCGCGGCGACCCCGTGGTAGACGACGTCGACCTGACGGCGTCCCAGGAACGGGTGGTCGGCGATGTCGTGGGCGAACGGGTGCAGCATCACCGCGGCGTCAACCCCGTCGAAGGCGCCGTCGCGGGCCATGAGCTCCTTGCCCCCGCCACCCTCCTCCGCGGGCGTGCCGAGCAGCACGACGGTCCCGCCGGGGGCGCCCGGTGCGGACAGCGCGTGGGCGAGCGCCAGGAACGCCCCGACCGCGGCGGAGCAGATGACGTTGTGCCCGCAGGCGTGCCCGAGCCCGGGCAGGGCGTCGTACTCGGCGAGCACCGCGACCGTCGGGCCGTTCCCCCCGGCGGTGTCACCGCCGATCCGGGCGCGCAGCGCGGTGTCCAGCCCGTGCACGCCGACCTCGGCGTCGATGCCGTGCCGCGTCAGCAGGTCGGCCACGGCGGCGACCGAGCGGTGCTCCTCGTAGGCCGTCTCCGGGTCGGCGTGCAGGGCCCGCGAGAGCGCGACGATCTCGTCGGAGACCGCCTCCAGCCCGTCGGAGACGGCGGCCCGCAGGGACTCCGGCGCCCCGTCGAAGGGGGAGGTCAGCGGCTCGGCGCCGGCGGCGCGCACGGCCGTCTCGCGGGCGACGGCGTCGAGGTACGCGCGGCTGGGTCGTTCGGGGCGGGTGTGGTCCGTGTGGTGGTCGGGCACGCCCCGAGTATCTCCCCACCGGACCCGGACACGTCGCGGACCCACTCCGCGGGCCGGGTCAGGTCGCGGCGGCCTTGGTCAGTGCGGTGAGCAGGCGTTGGACCGACGACTCCAGTCCCCAGCGCTGCGCCAGCTCGACGAGGCGGTCGGGGTCCGCCGGGGTCACCGGCAGGGTGGTGTCGCCGGACAGGTCGACCCTCGCGTCGGTGACCACCCGCACCACGGGCTCCACCACCGAGAGGTAGTCGGTGGCCCCGCCCAGCTTCGACCGGACGGTCGCGGCGATCCGGGTGTCGGACGGGTCGCCGACAGCGGTGAGCAACTCGTCCCAGCTGCCGAAGCGCCCGACCAGCGTGGCCGCGGTCTTGGCGCCGACGCCGGGGACGCCGGGCAGCCCGTCGGAGGGGTCGCCGCGCAGCATCGCCATCTCCGCGTACGCCGCCCCGGCCCGCTCCAGCGGTACGCCGTACTTCTCGGCGACCTCGGCCGGGCCCAGGTACTCGGCCTTGTTCAGCCCGCGACCGATGTAGAGCAGGCGCACCGGGGCGGGCCCGTCGCGCACGATCTGCATGAGGTCGCGGTCCCCGGACACGGCCAGCACCGGGTCCGAGCTCTCGGTGTGGGCGAGCGTGCCGATCACGTCGTCGGCCTCGCAGCCGACGGCGCCGCCGGTGCAGATCCCCGCCGCCGCCAGCACCTCCATGATCACCGGCACCTGCGGGCCGAGCGTGTCCGGGACCTCCTCCGGGACGCCGGCCGGCACCTCGTCGGCAGCCTTCGCCGTCTCGACCCGGTGCGCCTTGTACGACGGCAGCGCCTCCACCCGGAACGCCGGCCGCCAGTCCAGGTCCAGGCACGCCACGAGCTTCGACGGCCGGTGCTCGGTGACCAGGCGGGCGATCATGTCGGTGAACCCGCGCACGGCGTTCACCGGCGTCCCGTCCGGTGCCATGATCGACTCGGGCACCCCGAAGTAGGCGCGGAAGTACATGCTCGCGGAGTCCAGGAGCATCAGCGGACGGTCGGTCATGGTGCGTCACTATGGCAGGCGTCGCATCGGTCTCGGCCCCGCGCATCCGGGAAAGGCATGATGGTCGGCGTGACTGACACGGAACAGGGGACGGTGGAGACCGGGCCCGAATGGGAGAGAGACCGGATCGACTTCCGCCGGTCCGAGGCCGGGGGCGGTGTCGACCTGGACGACGCGGCCGGTGTCGCGGAGGAGGGCCCGCTCGCCCGGCGGTTCGCCGAGCTCACCGCGGGCCTGCTCGCGGCGG is a window encoding:
- a CDS encoding DUF4333 domain-containing protein, with the protein product MSTPQGPDRQGRHPSDAEQTGELPTWGTPPPGGWGQADPDAPGRDDDLSGGPQGGRGAEATGGWAPTGGAGSTGVWEQTGGAGSTGAWAPAGGAQETGGWAPAASEGTGGWPSQPGGRRRAEDRVPDQPGYAGRPGYDDSDWAPSPWDQPAAPRSDVPAGRAPVWGDESTAVAAPAGGRRRAPDDDAGAGPTGVWGPTDDGVLPGEEPWAPDDVVRRPKRGPLGLGRGALVGIVGGVVVIAVLLVLAFVAPGFAVTRTLDKTALQNGVNQILSQNYRLQVGAIDCPDDVEVTAGTTFECQAVVDGEQLAVPGRVITDDGAYQVGRV
- a CDS encoding GNAT family N-acetyltransferase, with the translated sequence MSDHPRVRVLEPDELRASTDLFRAALHILPLDDDGWRRGGSRHVPGRTLGAFEEPAAGEDPELVGTAMSFPCRTAVPGGAGLDTAAVSLVAVRPDRTRRGHLSALMRAQLADVASRGEVLATLRASETGIYGRFGYGIATRGRQVRIRAGATLRADAPSGGSVRLIPLDRARTVLPELHERAALRRPGGMTRFEGWWPMFLEGHRPATEFRAMAVHTGPDGDDGWAVWSVDSGDHADGDTVRVLDLHAGNPVASADLWRFLLGMDLTARVTGRLRPLDEDLSLLLTDPREFHVEDVADETWLRLVDVPAALAARTWGDAAPVVLGVHDRLLPANDGAFRIGPDGPKPVEDVTAPDLECDVDALAMAYLGDRRPSELVAAGWWRAHDDAAVARADALFATADVPWCGTFF
- a CDS encoding NAD(P)/FAD-dependent oxidoreductase produces the protein MVGGGAAGLSAGLTLARARRDVLVLDAGEPRNAPAEGVHGFLTRDGIAPAELTALGREEVTRYGGQVRSGRAVSARRTAGGFTVRTADGDELTARRLILASGVAEEFPDVDGLRERWGRDVVHCPYCHGWEVRDRAIGILATGPFGVHQAQMLRQWSDDVTLFLHTAPDPTDEEWERLAARGIAVVDGEVAGLEVTDDALSGVRLASGRVVAREAVVVLPRAVAGGALLDGLGLEIVEHPTGVATQLDTDPTGRTAVPGVWAAGNLRDPMATVVASAASGVTAAMAVNGDLITSETDRAVALRRGDPFSAASEARVAALVAGDRAHGLSAAGSRT
- a CDS encoding M20 family metallopeptidase, which gives rise to MPDHHTDHTRPERPSRAYLDAVARETAVRAAGAEPLTSPFDGAPESLRAAVSDGLEAVSDEIVALSRALHADPETAYEEHRSVAAVADLLTRHGIDAEVGVHGLDTALRARIGGDTAGGNGPTVAVLAEYDALPGLGHACGHNVICSAAVGAFLALAHALSAPGAPGGTVVLLGTPAEEGGGGKELMARDGAFDGVDAAVMLHPFAHDIADHPFLGRRQVDVVYHGVAAHAAAQPFMGRNALDAVVLGYQGVAMLRQHLPDPDRIHGVITEGGDRPNVVPDRAAARYYLRSADADALRDMTTRVQAIAVGAAAMTGCGYELTWDPAPAYLPIRHNGTLAARWAVHQAGRGRTVHPRGVVPESETGSTDLGNVSFRIPAIHPMIAVAEPGTSLHTVEFGKASGGPGGDRAVVDGAAGLALTVADLLADGALREAVAAEFAEAGGPVDVPSFFEGA
- a CDS encoding 5'-3' exonuclease, with translation MTDRPLMLLDSASMYFRAYFGVPESIMAPDGTPVNAVRGFTDMIARLVTEHRPSKLVACLDLDWRPAFRVEALPSYKAHRVETAKAADEVPAGVPEEVPDTLGPQVPVIMEVLAAAGICTGGAVGCEADDVIGTLAHTESSDPVLAVSGDRDLMQIVRDGPAPVRLLYIGRGLNKAEYLGPAEVAEKYGVPLERAGAAYAEMAMLRGDPSDGLPGVPGVGAKTAATLVGRFGSWDELLTAVGDPSDTRIAATVRSKLGGATDYLSVVEPVVRVVTDARVDLSGDTTLPVTPADPDRLVELAQRWGLESSVQRLLTALTKAAAT